In Scophthalmus maximus strain ysfricsl-2021 chromosome 21, ASM2237912v1, whole genome shotgun sequence, one genomic interval encodes:
- the rrs1 gene encoding ribosome biogenesis regulatory protein homolog, whose protein sequence is MAACSVEELLAKAEQDEAEKLRSVTVHKELDLEFDVGNLLACDKNRIESRDLGGQRRDDFLQSLARDNTQLLVNEIWKQPTERVEEAIVAKLPEPTTPLPREKPPPKRKPPTKWEQFAKLKGIQKKKKTNLVWDENAKEWKRRWGYQRARDDTKDWLVEVPETADPNEDQFAKRVKAKKERVAKNELNRLRNIARAQKIKVPGVGLTPVAQQSKDDLSRAVTVAKHSTASVGMFQDRLPKEKPPKNTGKRRKFGPLIGDFSSERQKQLELLKIMDSKRPKLDITKAVNKQMREEDREEAAARYKKGAGKKGRKGDMSGKGKGKGGKGKGGKPPRAGGKPGRAAGKPARAGKSGGGGNKRSKPGKR, encoded by the coding sequence ATGGCTGCGTGTAGTGTGGAAGAGCTGCTGGCGAAAGCCGAGCAAGACGAGGCGGAGAAACTGCGCAGCGTTACCGTCCACAAAGAGCTGGACCTGGAGTTTGACGTCGGCAACCTGCTGGCGTGCGACAAGAACCGCATCGAGTCGCGGGACCTCGGGGGCCAGCGGAGAGACGACTTCCTGCAGTCGCTGGCTCGTGACAACACGCAGCTCCTCGTCAACGAGATCTGGAAACAGCCCACGGAAAGGGTCGAGGAGGCGATCGTGGCCAAACTGCCGGAGCCGACGACCCCGCTGCCCAGAGAGAAGCCGCCCCCGAAGCGCAAACCGCCCACGAAATGGGAGCAGTTCGCCAAACTGAAGGGcatacagaagaagaagaagaccaacCTGGTGTGGGACGAGAACGCCAAGGAGTGGAAGAGGCGCTGGGGCTACCAGAGGGCCCGGGACGACACCAAGGACTGGCTGGTCGAGGTGCCGGAGACCGCGGACCCCAACGAGGACCAGTTCGCCAAACGCGTCAAAGCCAAGAAGGAGCGGGTGGCCAAGAACGAGCTCAACCGGCTGAGGAACATCGCCAGGGCGCAGAAGATCAAAGTGCCCGGCGTGGGGCTCACCCCCGTCGCGCAGCAGTCCAAAGACGACCTGTCCCGGGCCGTGACCGTGGCCAAACACTCCACGGCGTCGGTGGGCATGTTCCAGGACCGGCTGCCCAAGGAGAAGCCCCCGAAGAACACGGGCAAGCGGCGCAAGTTCGGGCCCCTCATCGGTGACTTCTCCAGCGAGAGGCAGaagcagctggagctgctgaagatCATGGACAGCAAGAGGCCCAAGTTGGACATCACCAAGGCCGTCAACAagcagatgagggaggaggaccgggaggaggcggcggccaGGTACAAGAAGGGGGCAGGGAAGAAAGGACGCAAAGGCGACATGTCAGGGAAGGGCAAAGGAAAGGGTGGGAAGGGCAAAGGAGGCAAACCGCCAAGAGCAGGAGGCAAACCAGGAAGAGCAGCAGGCAAACCTGCAAGAGCAGGAAAGAGTGGTGGAGGCGGAAACAAGAGATCCAAACCTGGGAAGCGCTGA